From one Bacteroides eggerthii genomic stretch:
- a CDS encoding alpha-1,2-fucosyltransferase produces MRLIKMTGGLGNQMFIYAFYLRMKKRHTNTRIDLSDMMHYNVHHGYEMHRVFNLPKTEFCINQPLKKVIEFLFFKKIYERKQDPSSLLPFDKKYLWPLLYFKGFYQSERFFADMENDIRIAFTFNSDLFNEKTQAMLTQIKHNEHAVSLHIRRGDYLEPKHWKTTGSVCQLPYYLNAITEMNKRIEQPSYYVFSDDIAWVKENLPLPQAVFIDWNKGAESWQDMMLMSHCRHHIICNSTFSWWGAWLNPRENKTVIMPERWFQHCDTPNIYPDGWIKVPVN; encoded by the coding sequence ATGAGACTGATTAAAATGACAGGCGGCCTGGGCAACCAAATGTTTATCTACGCTTTCTATCTACGAATGAAAAAACGTCATACAAATACTCGGATCGATTTGTCCGACATGATGCATTACAACGTCCACCATGGTTATGAAATGCACCGCGTGTTCAATCTTCCCAAAACAGAATTCTGTATCAACCAACCTTTGAAAAAGGTTATAGAATTTCTTTTCTTCAAGAAAATCTATGAACGCAAACAAGACCCATCAAGTCTCCTCCCATTCGATAAAAAATACTTATGGCCTTTGCTATACTTTAAAGGATTCTATCAGTCGGAAAGGTTCTTTGCCGATATGGAAAATGACATACGTATAGCCTTTACATTCAACTCAGACCTGTTCAATGAGAAGACCCAAGCAATGCTAACGCAAATAAAGCATAACGAGCATGCCGTTTCACTACATATCCGCCGGGGAGATTATTTAGAACCCAAACATTGGAAAACAACAGGCAGTGTGTGCCAACTGCCCTATTACCTCAATGCTATTACCGAAATGAACAAACGGATAGAGCAGCCTTCCTATTATGTTTTTTCGGATGACATAGCCTGGGTAAAGGAAAACCTACCGTTGCCACAGGCCGTCTTCATTGATTGGAATAAAGGTGCAGAAAGCTGGCAGGACATGATGCTGATGAGCCATTGCCGCCACCACATCATTTGCAACAGTACGTTTAGCTGGTGGGGGGCATGGTTGAACCCCAGAGAGAATAAGACGGTAATTATGCCCGAACGTTGGTTTCAACATTGTGATACGCCCAACATCTATCCTGACGGTTGGATAAAAGTACCCGTTAACTGA
- a CDS encoding glycosyltransferase family 2 protein has protein sequence MINTYLIKKISLALVECFKTFRKAPPSQLIMTLLVKNEESMLEENLLFHKAMGVDSFIITDNNSTDSTPEIIRKYKQKGWIKEVIEEKATDYEQKEWVDRMIWKAKTIYKADWIINADADELWYSPSGNLKTDLSATHANVLNCEMRSVYPEENRPFWQWDKVVKPVSEPERYDLSTYSIFERQNKKVIHRSAGYLQISMGNHKVTMLPQLSTDSGIRIYHYNIRGKQQFLEKMINGGRQLEQHKGRHGGRHWRYFYKLYKEGKLEAEYDRVIGTSFYKALCEKQFIIPDTTIPDVFKELNIHQ, from the coding sequence ATGATAAATACTTACCTTATAAAGAAAATAAGTTTAGCCCTTGTGGAATGTTTCAAAACATTCCGCAAAGCCCCTCCTTCACAATTAATAATGACCCTATTGGTGAAAAACGAAGAAAGCATGCTGGAGGAAAACCTATTGTTCCACAAAGCAATGGGTGTGGACAGCTTTATCATTACAGACAATAATTCCACCGACTCTACTCCCGAGATTATCCGAAAATATAAACAGAAAGGATGGATAAAGGAAGTCATTGAGGAGAAAGCAACCGACTATGAACAAAAAGAATGGGTAGACCGGATGATATGGAAAGCCAAAACCATCTACAAAGCCGACTGGATCATCAATGCCGATGCCGATGAGTTGTGGTACTCTCCCTCCGGCAATCTCAAAACAGACCTGTCGGCCACCCATGCCAACGTATTGAATTGCGAAATGAGAAGCGTTTATCCGGAAGAGAACCGACCTTTCTGGCAGTGGGATAAAGTTGTGAAACCTGTCAGTGAACCGGAACGCTACGATTTGTCTACCTATTCCATATTCGAACGGCAGAACAAAAAAGTCATCCATCGAAGCGCCGGCTATCTGCAAATCTCTATGGGAAACCATAAAGTGACCATGCTTCCCCAACTATCCACAGACAGTGGCATACGCATATATCATTACAACATACGCGGGAAACAACAATTCCTGGAAAAGATGATAAATGGAGGCAGGCAGCTGGAGCAGCATAAAGGCAGACATGGAGGTCGCCATTGGAGATACTTCTACAAATTATACAAAGAAGGGAAACTCGAAGCGGAGTATGACCGGGTTATCGGGACATCCTTTTATAAAGCATTGTGTGAGAAGCAGTTTATTATTCCGGACACAACCATTCCGGATGTCTTTAAAGAACTAAACATACACCAATGA
- a CDS encoding glycosyl transferase family 90: MSDSLLYKLRSGKPSKAFFFLKGYLKRCIPDCFFSMRRKSCLEQVEMRSDKDYIHERVNYYNKLQHPVVLPEQVLHEHKHSYYVYLDKIRNFRPSTFHKAYYFDLKDVTCWFNQNLRISYIPGDVYFTPQYPSIVKSRLLKEDNAYSVVLKLDKLRHFIFLNDPVPFSQKRDQAIFRGKIRLSRIREKFLHMYFGSSLCDCGVVGRNEGYPDAWMTPKKTIREHLDYKFIMALEGNDVASNLKWVMSSNSIAVMTRPTCETWFMEGKLIPDYHYIEIKDDLSNLEEKLTYYINHPAEAELIIRHAHEYVAQFFDTERERLISLLVMDKYFQMTGQKQ; encoded by the coding sequence ATGAGTGATAGTCTGTTGTATAAGCTTCGTAGCGGTAAACCATCAAAGGCATTCTTTTTCCTAAAGGGGTATCTGAAGCGGTGTATACCCGATTGTTTTTTCAGTATGCGGAGAAAGAGCTGTTTGGAGCAAGTAGAAATGCGGTCTGACAAAGATTACATTCATGAACGGGTGAACTATTACAACAAGTTGCAACATCCGGTAGTATTGCCGGAACAGGTTTTGCATGAGCATAAGCATAGCTATTATGTATATTTGGATAAGATAAGAAACTTTCGCCCTTCTACTTTTCACAAAGCATATTATTTTGATTTGAAGGATGTAACCTGTTGGTTTAATCAGAATTTACGTATAAGTTATATTCCGGGAGACGTATATTTTACCCCCCAATACCCTTCAATAGTAAAAAGTCGTTTGTTGAAGGAGGATAATGCCTATTCCGTAGTGTTGAAGTTGGATAAATTACGGCATTTTATATTTCTAAACGATCCTGTTCCTTTTTCACAAAAACGTGACCAAGCTATATTTCGCGGCAAGATTCGGTTGAGCCGTATTCGTGAGAAATTTCTTCATATGTACTTCGGATCTTCTCTTTGCGATTGTGGTGTAGTGGGTAGGAATGAAGGTTATCCCGACGCTTGGATGACTCCAAAAAAAACAATTCGTGAGCATCTTGACTACAAGTTTATTATGGCACTTGAGGGTAATGATGTCGCTTCTAATTTAAAGTGGGTAATGTCATCCAACTCTATTGCTGTAATGACTCGTCCCACCTGTGAGACTTGGTTTATGGAAGGGAAATTAATACCTGATTATCATTATATAGAGATTAAGGACGATCTTTCCAACTTAGAAGAAAAACTGACTTATTATATTAATCATCCGGCAGAAGCAGAACTGATTATCCGGCATGCTCATGAATATGTAGCACAATTTTTCGATACTGAACGCGAGCGTCTGATTTCATTGCTGGTGATGGATAAATATTTTCAGATGACAGGTCAAAAACAATAA